One stretch of Anguilla anguilla isolate fAngAng1 chromosome 5, fAngAng1.pri, whole genome shotgun sequence DNA includes these proteins:
- the LOC118227939 gene encoding T-cell ecto-ADP-ribosyltransferase 1-like isoform X2, with translation MGLKATLTCTAQASASFVWSKRKRDPAEAMEVQREKVIKLLIIAVIMHTVDSEERQLDMSPNAVDDQFIGCRNEMLNRILGKGGLLEQEQTTNAVLKEWIDAQCEEPIPNGQKEHAQALKFYTHAKPGEFLDAFHSALQSQGGNATAYQGFQFKALHFLLTDALQLQAPKGCATVYHVSKHTFQARVGEKVRFGMFISAYSEYEDELFPESGGTVFSITSCAAVNVDTSACYPDEVDLLIPPFEEFRVLNVTNVGVHRKMYLNHTRLYSSHNCLLLRSGSSSDPVNYCLGHAPL, from the exons ATGGGACTTAAAGCAACTCTAACATGCACAGCTCAAGCTTCTGCATCGTTTGTGTGGAG TAAAAGAAAGCGTGATCCAGCTGAAGCAATGGAagttcagagagagaaagtcatCAAACTGTTGATCATAGCAGTCATTATGCACACT GTGGACTCGGAGGAACGGCAGCTAGACATGTCACCCAATGCGGTGGATGACCAGTTCATAGGGTGTCGGAATGAGATGCTGAATAGAATTTTAGGGAAGGGGGGCCTTCTTGAGCAGGAGCAGACAACCAACGCGGTTTTGAAAGAATGGATTGATGCACAGTGCGAGGAACCTATCCCAAATGGTCAAAAGGAGCATGCTCAGGCCCTGAAGTTTTACACCCACGCTAAACCCGGAGAGTTTCTCGATGCTTTCCACTCCGCCTTGCAATCCCAAGGTGGGAATGCCACTGCCTACCAAGGCTTCCAATTCAAGGCCCTCCACTTCCTGCTGACTGATGCGTTGCAGCTCCAGGCACCCAAAGGCTGTGCCACTGTTTACCACGTGTCTAAGCATACTTTCCAAGCGAGGGTGGGGGAAAAAGTGAGGTTTGGGATGTTTATTTCTGCCTATTCAGAATACGAGGATGAGCTGTTCCCGGAAAGTGGAGGGACCGTGTTCAGCATCACCAGCTGCGCTGCGGTCAACGTAGATACCTCTGCCTGCTACCCTGACGAAGTTGACCTGCTGATCCCACCTTTCGAGGAGTTCAGAGTGCTGAACGTGACGAACGTTGGAgttcacagaaaaatgtatttgaatcaCACAAGGCTTTACAGCAGCCATAACTGTCTCCTCCTAAG atcAGGGTCCTCCAGTGATCCAGTGAA CTATTGTCTGGGACATGCGCCACTGTAA
- the LOC118227939 gene encoding T-cell ecto-ADP-ribosyltransferase 1-like isoform X1, protein MGLKATLTCTAQASASFVWSKRKRDPAEAMEVQREKVIKLLIIAVIMHTVDSEERQLDMSPNAVDDQFIGCRNEMLNRILGKGGLLEQEQTTNAVLKEWIDAQCEEPIPNGQKEHAQALKFYTHAKPGEFLDAFHSALQSQGGNATAYQGFQFKALHFLLTDALQLQAPKGCATVYHVSKHTFQARVGEKVRFGMFISAYSEYEDELFPESGGTVFSITSCAAVNVDTSACYPDEVDLLIPPFEEFRVLNVTNVGVHRKMYLNHTRLYSSHNCLLLRSGSSSDPVNSSMLLLLAASLYLCCYCLGHAPL, encoded by the exons ATGGGACTTAAAGCAACTCTAACATGCACAGCTCAAGCTTCTGCATCGTTTGTGTGGAG TAAAAGAAAGCGTGATCCAGCTGAAGCAATGGAagttcagagagagaaagtcatCAAACTGTTGATCATAGCAGTCATTATGCACACT GTGGACTCGGAGGAACGGCAGCTAGACATGTCACCCAATGCGGTGGATGACCAGTTCATAGGGTGTCGGAATGAGATGCTGAATAGAATTTTAGGGAAGGGGGGCCTTCTTGAGCAGGAGCAGACAACCAACGCGGTTTTGAAAGAATGGATTGATGCACAGTGCGAGGAACCTATCCCAAATGGTCAAAAGGAGCATGCTCAGGCCCTGAAGTTTTACACCCACGCTAAACCCGGAGAGTTTCTCGATGCTTTCCACTCCGCCTTGCAATCCCAAGGTGGGAATGCCACTGCCTACCAAGGCTTCCAATTCAAGGCCCTCCACTTCCTGCTGACTGATGCGTTGCAGCTCCAGGCACCCAAAGGCTGTGCCACTGTTTACCACGTGTCTAAGCATACTTTCCAAGCGAGGGTGGGGGAAAAAGTGAGGTTTGGGATGTTTATTTCTGCCTATTCAGAATACGAGGATGAGCTGTTCCCGGAAAGTGGAGGGACCGTGTTCAGCATCACCAGCTGCGCTGCGGTCAACGTAGATACCTCTGCCTGCTACCCTGACGAAGTTGACCTGCTGATCCCACCTTTCGAGGAGTTCAGAGTGCTGAACGTGACGAACGTTGGAgttcacagaaaaatgtatttgaatcaCACAAGGCTTTACAGCAGCCATAACTGTCTCCTCCTAAG atcAGGGTCCTCCAGTGATCCAGTGAACTCCAGCATGCTGCTGTTATTGGCTGCCTCTCTGTACCTGTGTTGCTATTGTCTGGGACATGCGCCACTGTAA
- the LOC118227939 gene encoding T-cell ecto-ADP-ribosyltransferase 1-like isoform X3, which translates to MEVQREKVIKLLIIAVIMHTVDSEERQLDMSPNAVDDQFIGCRNEMLNRILGKGGLLEQEQTTNAVLKEWIDAQCEEPIPNGQKEHAQALKFYTHAKPGEFLDAFHSALQSQGGNATAYQGFQFKALHFLLTDALQLQAPKGCATVYHVSKHTFQARVGEKVRFGMFISAYSEYEDELFPESGGTVFSITSCAAVNVDTSACYPDEVDLLIPPFEEFRVLNVTNVGVHRKMYLNHTRLYSSHNCLLLRSGSSSDPVNSSMLLLLAASLYLCCYCLGHAPL; encoded by the exons ATGGAagttcagagagagaaagtcatCAAACTGTTGATCATAGCAGTCATTATGCACACT GTGGACTCGGAGGAACGGCAGCTAGACATGTCACCCAATGCGGTGGATGACCAGTTCATAGGGTGTCGGAATGAGATGCTGAATAGAATTTTAGGGAAGGGGGGCCTTCTTGAGCAGGAGCAGACAACCAACGCGGTTTTGAAAGAATGGATTGATGCACAGTGCGAGGAACCTATCCCAAATGGTCAAAAGGAGCATGCTCAGGCCCTGAAGTTTTACACCCACGCTAAACCCGGAGAGTTTCTCGATGCTTTCCACTCCGCCTTGCAATCCCAAGGTGGGAATGCCACTGCCTACCAAGGCTTCCAATTCAAGGCCCTCCACTTCCTGCTGACTGATGCGTTGCAGCTCCAGGCACCCAAAGGCTGTGCCACTGTTTACCACGTGTCTAAGCATACTTTCCAAGCGAGGGTGGGGGAAAAAGTGAGGTTTGGGATGTTTATTTCTGCCTATTCAGAATACGAGGATGAGCTGTTCCCGGAAAGTGGAGGGACCGTGTTCAGCATCACCAGCTGCGCTGCGGTCAACGTAGATACCTCTGCCTGCTACCCTGACGAAGTTGACCTGCTGATCCCACCTTTCGAGGAGTTCAGAGTGCTGAACGTGACGAACGTTGGAgttcacagaaaaatgtatttgaatcaCACAAGGCTTTACAGCAGCCATAACTGTCTCCTCCTAAG atcAGGGTCCTCCAGTGATCCAGTGAACTCCAGCATGCTGCTGTTATTGGCTGCCTCTCTGTACCTGTGTTGCTATTGTCTGGGACATGCGCCACTGTAA
- the LOC118227937 gene encoding N-acyl-aromatic-L-amino acid amidohydrolase (carboxylate-forming) B-like isoform X1 → MMEPVSLPAIPRLALCGGTHGNELSGVYLVREWQRKKAEKEVESVDVVTVIANPRAVQQCRRYIEQDLNRCFTSAILSIPVSDETPYEIVRAQELATLLGPRGSDGAVDLICDLHNTTANMGLCLITNSDCDWIALHIYKHVQTKMSSMPVRLLSLNLTPDESYYLASVGKHDVSIEIGPQPHGLVRADILSSMKEGVQLILEWIRLFNSGTGFEGGVVEVYTHVKNIDYPRDPETQDLTAIIHPQLQDRDFCLLSPGDPLFLSFSGETVVYKGEEPLYPIFVNESAYYEKGTALVLTRMKKVEIPPLRVKKSGEGE, encoded by the exons ATG ATGGAGCCTGTGAGTCTTCCAGCCATCCCCCGTCTGGCCTTGTGTGGTGGTACCCATGGAAATGAGCTGTCCGGAGTTTACCTGGTGCGTGAGTGGCagaggaagaaagcagagaaggAGGTGGAGTCCGTTGACGTGGTGACGGTCATAGCCAACCCGCGCGCTGTACAGCAGTGCAGAAGATACATTGAGCAGGACCTCAACCGCTGCTTTACTTCTGCCATCCTCAG caTTCCAGTTTCGGATGAGACACCCTATGAGATTGTTCGAGCCCAGGAGCTGGCCACCCTACTAGGCCCAAGAGGCAGCGACGGGGCAGTGGACCTGATCTGTGACCTCCATAACACCACAGCCAACATGGGCCTGTGTCTCATCACCAACTCGGATTGCGACTGGATCGCCCTGCACATCTACAAGCACGTCCAG ACAAAGATGTCCTCCATGCCCGTGAGGCTTCTCAGCTTAAATCTCACTCCTGATGAGTCCTACTACCTGGCATCTGTTGGCAAACATGACGTCT CAATAGAGATTGGCCCACAACCCCATGGCCTGGTCAGAGCTGACATCTTGAGCTCCATGAAGGAAGGAGTCCAGCTCATTTTGGAATGGATCCGCCTCTTTAACTCAG GTACTGGGTTTGAAGGTGGTGTAGTGGAGGTGTACACTCATGTGAAGAATATTGATTATCCAAGAGACCCAGAGACGCAAGACTTGACAGCTATCATTCATCCACAGCTTCAG GACCGTGACTTCTGCCTCCTCAGCCCAGGAGATCCGTTGTTCCTGTCCTTCTCCGGGGAGACGGTGGTGTACAAGGGGGAGGAGCCCCTCTATCCGATCTTTGTGAACGAGAGCGCATACTACGAGAAGGGCACTGCCCTCGTACTGACTCGCATGAAGAAAGTGGAGATCCCACCACTGCGCGTGAAGAaatcgggggagggggagtga
- the LOC118227937 gene encoding N-acyl-aromatic-L-amino acid amidohydrolase (carboxylate-forming) B-like isoform X3 has translation MEPVSLPAIPRLALCGGTHGNELSGVYLVREWQRKKAEKEVESVDVVTVIANPRAVQQCRRYIEQDLNRCFTSAILSIPVSDETPYEIVRAQELATLLGPRGSDGAVDLICDLHNTTANMGLCLITNSDCDWIALHIYKHVQTKMSSMPVRLLSLNLTPDESYYLASVGKHDVSIEIGPQPHGLVRADILSSMKEGVQLILEWIRLFNSGTGFEGGVVEVYTHVKNIDYPRDPETQDLTAIIHPQLQDRDFCLLSPGDPLFLSFSGETVVYKGEEPLYPIFVNESAYYEKGTALVLTRMKKVEIPPLRVKKSGEGE, from the exons ATGGAGCCTGTGAGTCTTCCAGCCATCCCCCGTCTGGCCTTGTGTGGTGGTACCCATGGAAATGAGCTGTCCGGAGTTTACCTGGTGCGTGAGTGGCagaggaagaaagcagagaaggAGGTGGAGTCCGTTGACGTGGTGACGGTCATAGCCAACCCGCGCGCTGTACAGCAGTGCAGAAGATACATTGAGCAGGACCTCAACCGCTGCTTTACTTCTGCCATCCTCAG caTTCCAGTTTCGGATGAGACACCCTATGAGATTGTTCGAGCCCAGGAGCTGGCCACCCTACTAGGCCCAAGAGGCAGCGACGGGGCAGTGGACCTGATCTGTGACCTCCATAACACCACAGCCAACATGGGCCTGTGTCTCATCACCAACTCGGATTGCGACTGGATCGCCCTGCACATCTACAAGCACGTCCAG ACAAAGATGTCCTCCATGCCCGTGAGGCTTCTCAGCTTAAATCTCACTCCTGATGAGTCCTACTACCTGGCATCTGTTGGCAAACATGACGTCT CAATAGAGATTGGCCCACAACCCCATGGCCTGGTCAGAGCTGACATCTTGAGCTCCATGAAGGAAGGAGTCCAGCTCATTTTGGAATGGATCCGCCTCTTTAACTCAG GTACTGGGTTTGAAGGTGGTGTAGTGGAGGTGTACACTCATGTGAAGAATATTGATTATCCAAGAGACCCAGAGACGCAAGACTTGACAGCTATCATTCATCCACAGCTTCAG GACCGTGACTTCTGCCTCCTCAGCCCAGGAGATCCGTTGTTCCTGTCCTTCTCCGGGGAGACGGTGGTGTACAAGGGGGAGGAGCCCCTCTATCCGATCTTTGTGAACGAGAGCGCATACTACGAGAAGGGCACTGCCCTCGTACTGACTCGCATGAAGAAAGTGGAGATCCCACCACTGCGCGTGAAGAaatcgggggagggggagtga
- the LOC118227943 gene encoding claudin domain-containing protein 1-like, whose protein sequence is MVDNRYATALVIGSVLSLLATVYLSVAVGTQHWYQYQSPPAGRDVANTSELRNPREDFLNGDFDEKTYSDMLFRLNGTLGLWWRCVQVPAPAHSHWFKEPDPKMVTECVSFTLPQQFVPKYKDPGNHNGQEDLLRTYLWRCQFLLPLVSLGLVFLGALTGLCACLCRSLTPTLGIGVLHLLAGMCTLATVCCFLAGMDLLHRANPPPDGVDGSLGWSLYLALISSPLHMMAAALLLWAARSHRQSYHRITAYRVA, encoded by the exons ATGGTCGATAACCGCTATGCCACAGCGCTGGTGATCGGCTCAGTGCTTAGTCTGCTGGCCACGGTGTACCTGTCGGTGGCTGTGGGCACACAACACTGGTACCAATACCAGAGCCCGCCGGCCGGCAGAGACGTGGCCAACACATCGGAGCTGCGCAACCCACGGGAAGATTTCCTGAATGGGGACTTCGACGAAAAGACCTACAGCGACATGCTCTTCCGCCTCAACGGCACCTTGGGTCTCTGGTGGCGCTGCGTCCAGGTGCCGGCGCCGGCGCATTCACACTGGTTCAAAGAACCTG ATCCTAAGATGGTAACTGAGTGTGTGAGCTTCACACTGCCACAGCAGTTCGTCCCCAAATACAAGGATCCCGGGAACCATAACGGCCAAGAGGACCTGTTACGCACAT ACCTGTGGAGGTGTCAGTTCCTACTGCCGCTGGTGTCACTGGGTCTGGTGTTCCTGGGAGCtctgactgggctgtgtgcctgcctgtgccgCAGCCTCACCCCCACACTGGGCATTGGGGTGCTCCACCTGCTGGCTG GTATGTGTACATTAGCGACGGTGTGCTGCTTCCTGGCTGGGATGGACCTGCTGCACCGGGCCAACCCACCGCCAGACGGGGTGGACGGGTCCCTGGGCTGGTCCCTCTACCTGGCTCTCATCTCCTCCCCGCTGCACATGATGGCCGCCGCCCTGCTGCTGTGGGCAGCGCGGAGCCACCGGCAGAGCTATCACCGCATAACCGCGTACCGCGTGGCATAG
- the ccdc86 gene encoding coiled-coil domain-containing protein 86: MLIFYGKSREAACVQYTCFQESSVKVFIRVPGPGPRPRQGSVVKLSLQAMSKRRPKSEESVPPPKADENPELELSPPIVTRTRSGRRVRIPAALLDSEVPSSAKTPSRRTRKSVIQEECTGIAESGSEEVESIKPTNLCTDYESVSLGLDPETKKRKVDPSNPSEVNHVHLQTDDESSLETIKSNRTAIQHEDLLVSDSLPTDGNREKENQVGLGSVENTVTQSGQSKSNVTQRQQMIPLGKPKSGRVWKDRNKQRFSALLRDKPLRSSWEKKMEAKREKELVKKFTLQLKEEKAKEKEDKRKRREENLKRREANERKAEIVQVIRNTTKIKRMKKKQLRKIEKRDTLALLQKSEPRNQNAARKGSKGSQ, translated from the exons ATGTTAATCTTCTATGGTAAAAGTAGGGAAGCTGCATGCGTTCAATACACGTGTTTCCAGGAGAGCTCCGTGAAAGTCTTTATTAGAgtaccaggaccaggaccaagACCAAGACAAGGTTCGGTTGTGAAATTGTCACTTCAAGCTATGTCTAAGCGCCGACCGAAATCAGAAGAATCTGTACCACCACCCAAAGCTGATGAAAACCCCGAGCTCGAGTTGTCTCCACCAATCGTAACACGGACACGTAGCGGCCGACGGGTTCGTATTCCAGCCGCTCTCCTGGACTCTGAGGTCCCGAGTTCAGCGAAAACCCCCAGTCGCCGCACCAGGAAATCTGTTATTCAAGAGGAATGCACTGGCATTGCCGAGTCAGGGTCTGAAGAAGTGGAATCAATAAAGCCGACAAACCTGTGCACGGACTATGAAAGTGTGAGTCTGGGACTGGATCCGGAAACAAAAAAACGCAAGGTCGACCCCAGTAATCCATCTGAAGTGAACCATGTGCATCTGCAAACGGATGACGAGAGCTCCCTGGAAACTATCAAATCCAATCGGACAGCCATTCAACACGAGGATCTACTAGTTTCGGATAGTCTGCCGACAGAtggaaacagagaaaaagaaaaccaggttGGATTGGGGTCCGTGGAaaatacagttacacagagtGGTCAGTCTAAGTCCAATGTGACACAGAGGCAGCAAATGATACCCCTGGGTAAACCCAAATCGGGACGGGTATGGAAAGACCGGAATAAACAGAG gTTCTCCGCCCTGCTGCGGGACAAGCCTCTGCGTTCCTCCTGGGAGAAGAAAATGGAGGccaagagagagaaggagctggTGAAGAAATTTACCCTGCAGCTCAAGGAAGAGAAGGCCAAAGAGAAagag GACAAGAGGAAACGGAGGGAGGAGAACCTGAAAAGACGCGAGGCGAACGAGCGTAAAGCCGAGATTGTGCAAGTG ATCCGAAATACGACTAAGATAAAGAGGATGAAGAAGAAACAACTGAGGAAGATCGAGAAGAGGGATACGCTTGCCCTGCTCCAGAAATCAGAGCCCAGGAACCAAAATGCTGCCAGGAAAGGGAGCAAGGGGAGCCAGTAA